In the Kitasatospora terrestris genome, one interval contains:
- a CDS encoding NUDIX hydrolase yields MTSGTQTPGLAELLGRYRPQGPVETADHERLLGLVGASDAWDRSTPLHFTASALIVHPKTKRVLLRWHVKQQAWLQVGGHGDPGETLPLDIALREGREETHLTDLVPWPDASLVHVTVVPVPDSPREPAHEHADLRFLLATESPQDARPENPESPLEWLTLAEARERTTEENFRETLDRAGRLLDAV; encoded by the coding sequence ATGACGAGCGGGACGCAGACCCCCGGCCTGGCCGAACTGCTCGGCCGGTACCGGCCGCAGGGCCCGGTGGAGACCGCGGACCACGAGCGCCTGCTCGGCCTGGTCGGCGCGTCCGACGCCTGGGACCGCTCGACCCCGCTGCACTTCACGGCCTCCGCGCTGATCGTCCACCCGAAGACCAAGCGGGTGCTGCTGCGCTGGCACGTCAAGCAGCAGGCCTGGCTCCAGGTCGGCGGGCACGGCGACCCGGGCGAGACGCTGCCGCTGGACATCGCGCTGCGCGAGGGCCGGGAGGAGACCCACCTGACCGACCTGGTGCCCTGGCCGGACGCGTCGCTGGTGCACGTCACCGTGGTGCCGGTGCCCGACTCCCCCCGCGAGCCCGCGCACGAGCACGCCGACCTCCGGTTCCTGCTGGCCACCGAGTCGCCCCAGGACGCGCGGCCGGAGAACCCCGAGTCGCCGCTGGAGTGGCTGACCCTGGCCGAGGCCCGGGAGCGCACCACCGAGGAGAACTTCCGGGAGACCCTGGACCGCGCGGGCCGGCTGCTGGACGCGGTCTGA
- a CDS encoding amidohydrolase family protein — translation MGTLAVTGAGRLLSGDLAAPVVDGADTVVCTGGRITAVGRAADLAGELAAAERVLDAAGATVAPGLIDSHGHVTFGDYSPRQKAVDYLEGYVHGGITRTISAGEVHVPGRPRDRDGVKALAVAARASFDNFRPGGMRVHAGNVLLEPVLDEADFDDLARCGVWLAKFGFGAYEKAADGVEQIRWARERGLVVMCHAGGASAAGSASLTADDLLALAPNVCGHANGGPTALPDHDVDRLLAESRMALQVVQAGNLRAGLRIVRRAVEEDALDRIVLGSDTPSGFGVMPLAVLKTVVELSALSPVDPARVWALATGNVADVWGLPAGRLRVGEEADLLVLDAPRGSAAGTALEALAIGDVPGISAVVTAGELRFLASRNTPRAARPAVLVR, via the coding sequence GTGGGAACGCTGGCGGTCACCGGGGCCGGACGCCTGCTCTCCGGCGACCTCGCCGCACCGGTGGTCGACGGCGCGGACACCGTCGTGTGCACCGGCGGCCGGATCACCGCGGTCGGCCGCGCCGCCGACCTGGCCGGCGAACTCGCCGCCGCCGAAAGGGTCCTGGACGCGGCCGGGGCGACGGTGGCCCCGGGGCTGATCGACTCGCACGGGCACGTCACCTTCGGCGACTACTCGCCCCGGCAGAAGGCCGTGGACTACCTGGAGGGGTACGTGCACGGCGGCATCACCCGGACGATCTCGGCCGGGGAGGTGCACGTCCCCGGGCGGCCGCGCGACCGGGACGGCGTCAAGGCGCTGGCGGTCGCGGCGCGGGCCTCGTTCGACAACTTCCGCCCCGGCGGGATGCGGGTGCACGCGGGCAACGTCCTGCTCGAACCCGTGCTCGACGAGGCCGACTTCGACGACCTGGCGCGCTGCGGGGTGTGGCTGGCCAAGTTCGGGTTCGGCGCCTACGAGAAGGCGGCGGACGGCGTCGAGCAGATCCGCTGGGCCCGGGAGCGCGGCCTGGTGGTGATGTGCCACGCCGGAGGTGCCAGCGCCGCCGGGTCGGCCTCGCTGACCGCGGACGACCTGCTGGCCCTCGCGCCGAACGTCTGCGGGCACGCCAACGGCGGCCCGACGGCGCTGCCCGACCACGACGTGGACCGGCTGCTGGCGGAGAGCCGGATGGCCCTGCAGGTCGTCCAGGCGGGCAATCTGCGGGCCGGACTGCGGATCGTCCGGCGGGCCGTGGAGGAGGACGCGCTGGACCGGATCGTGCTCGGCTCGGACACGCCGTCCGGGTTCGGGGTGATGCCGCTGGCGGTGCTGAAGACGGTGGTGGAGCTGTCGGCCCTCTCCCCGGTGGACCCGGCCCGGGTGTGGGCGCTGGCCACCGGCAACGTCGCGGACGTGTGGGGGCTGCCCGCCGGCCGGCTGCGGGTGGGCGAGGAGGCCGACCTGCTGGTCCTCGACGCCCCGCGCGGCTCGGCGGCCGGCACCGCGCTGGAGGCGCTGGCGATCGGGGACGTGCCCGGGATCTCGGCGGTCGTGACCGCCGGTGAACTGCGGTTCCTGGCCAGCCGCAACACCCCGCGGGCCGCCCGCCCGGCGGTCCTGGTCCGCTGA
- a CDS encoding alpha/beta hydrolase family protein, which translates to MSDRARTAPYGTWPSPVTPAEAARGGALVEWVGFLGADPCWTEALPEDGGRNALMRQGPDGGPAQLLPPGWDVRSGVIEYGGRPWAALSDRAGDGLVFSHRGDQRAYRWSPGRDPVPLSPAAPAGVQLRYCDFAVRGGEVWCLRERVLDEAGTRVERHLVALPLDGGAADDPGRVRELVSSHHFLTGPRISPDGTRVCWIGWDHPNMPWDGTELMAAAIDPDGAVGEPVRLMGGDRESVVQADWAADGSGRLHAVGDPDGWWNVHEIGPDGAVRNLRPAEEEFGEALWRIGLRWCLPLRDGSLATVHGTGRRRLGLLTPDGRLTDLGLPYTEWSSVATDGRRIAAVVAGPEHRRGVVLIDPADGSTTVVRAPHRAHEEYASAPVVRAFHGPDATVHAYLHPPHHPEVTGPPGELPPYLVFVHGGPNSRSQPVRNQEITYFTSRGIGVVDVQYGGSSGFGRAYRERLRGGWGVVDVEDCATVARALVAEGLADPDRIAIRGGSAGGWTALLSAIAEPGLYRAACLYFPVLDPVAWRAGGTHDFEARYADALIGPWPQQRARYEERSPLNRAEALSVPIVLLQGELDPICPPAQAERLVERLRGTGVPHGYLLFAGERHGFRRSDTVVRCLEAELALYGRTLGFDPA; encoded by the coding sequence GGGGGCCGACCCCTGCTGGACCGAGGCACTGCCCGAGGACGGCGGGCGCAACGCCCTGATGCGGCAGGGCCCGGACGGCGGACCCGCCCAACTGCTGCCGCCCGGCTGGGACGTCCGCAGCGGCGTCATCGAGTACGGCGGCCGGCCGTGGGCCGCGCTCTCCGACCGGGCCGGGGACGGCCTGGTCTTCAGCCACCGGGGCGACCAGCGGGCCTACCGGTGGAGCCCGGGGCGCGACCCCGTGCCGCTGAGCCCGGCCGCACCGGCCGGCGTCCAGCTGCGCTACTGCGACTTCGCCGTCCGCGGCGGCGAGGTCTGGTGCCTGCGCGAGCGGGTCCTGGACGAGGCCGGCACCCGGGTCGAGCGCCACCTGGTGGCCCTGCCGCTGGACGGCGGCGCCGCCGACGACCCCGGCAGGGTCCGCGAACTCGTCAGCAGCCACCACTTCCTGACGGGCCCTCGGATCTCGCCCGACGGCACCCGGGTCTGCTGGATCGGCTGGGACCACCCGAACATGCCCTGGGACGGCACCGAGCTGATGGCCGCCGCGATCGACCCGGACGGTGCCGTCGGCGAACCGGTCCGGCTGATGGGCGGCGACCGCGAGTCCGTGGTCCAGGCCGACTGGGCGGCCGACGGCTCCGGCCGGCTCCACGCCGTCGGGGACCCGGACGGCTGGTGGAACGTCCACGAGATCGGCCCCGACGGCGCCGTCCGCAACCTGCGCCCCGCCGAGGAGGAGTTCGGCGAGGCGCTGTGGCGGATCGGCCTGCGCTGGTGCCTGCCGCTGCGCGACGGGTCCCTCGCCACCGTGCACGGCACGGGTCGGCGCCGACTCGGCCTGCTCACCCCGGACGGCCGGCTCACCGACCTCGGCCTCCCGTACACCGAGTGGTCCTCGGTCGCCACCGACGGCCGCCGGATCGCCGCCGTGGTGGCCGGGCCGGAGCACCGCCGCGGCGTCGTGCTGATCGATCCCGCCGACGGCTCGACCACGGTGGTCCGGGCCCCGCACCGGGCCCACGAGGAGTACGCGTCCGCCCCGGTCGTGCGCGCCTTCCACGGGCCTGACGCCACCGTGCACGCCTACCTGCACCCGCCGCACCACCCGGAGGTCACCGGCCCTCCCGGCGAGCTGCCCCCGTACCTGGTCTTCGTCCACGGCGGCCCCAACAGCCGCAGCCAGCCGGTGCGCAACCAGGAGATCACGTACTTCACCAGCCGGGGCATCGGCGTGGTGGACGTCCAGTACGGCGGCTCCAGCGGCTTCGGCCGGGCCTACCGGGAGCGGCTGCGGGGCGGCTGGGGCGTGGTGGACGTCGAGGACTGCGCGACGGTCGCCCGGGCCCTGGTCGCCGAGGGGCTGGCCGACCCGGACCGGATCGCGATCCGCGGCGGCAGCGCGGGCGGCTGGACGGCCCTCCTGTCGGCGATCGCCGAGCCCGGGCTGTACCGGGCGGCGTGCCTCTACTTCCCGGTGCTCGACCCGGTCGCCTGGCGGGCCGGCGGCACCCACGACTTCGAGGCCCGGTACGCGGACGCCCTGATCGGCCCCTGGCCGCAGCAGCGCGCCCGCTACGAGGAGCGCTCCCCGCTGAACCGGGCGGAGGCGCTGTCCGTGCCGATCGTGCTGCTCCAGGGCGAACTGGACCCGATCTGCCCGCCCGCCCAGGCCGAGCGCCTGGTGGAGCGGCTGCGCGGGACGGGCGTCCCGCACGGCTACCTGCTCTTCGCCGGCGAGCGGCACGGCTTCCGCCGGAGCGACACCGTGGTGCGCTGCCTGGAGGCCGAACTCGCCCTCTACGGGCGGACCCTGGGATTCGATCCGGCCTGA